A genomic segment from Candidatus Hydrogenedentota bacterium encodes:
- a CDS encoding carbohydrate binding domain-containing protein: MVDSVESMRKMKHFAGPSRPRRLYRPFAVFLGMLVFAAASAGTDYRAAILEEPSLPVAGFPTPARTFRDVLQSQGIPLTSLDADQLADAATFNAESFDLLIVPTGASFPAAARDSLLAFLEKGGDLFCTGGYAFDALWVKRDGQWVSSRDDWLKQRERARAPETARIPNGGFESGADHWKTGSPQACSVVAEGAPTGQSCGQISNEGLGHGVAWETPIDVQPGQTYLIGAHAKTSAVQGPGFAFLAVYEYDAQGGLVKFIDFAQIRAATDWTRRETSVTIAVHTAKTVLRAGFYQGVGTLWIDEATCAALPPETLINAHYGRPEDGLVLDPRQLMLFSPDQKFAGESLVFAPDGPLASDGRILGRVEGFEATAQLNGTARWIPIIEARDEYDRFSGVPGAIVFHTAAPYKHSVWALFGVTNRDLFSGGEGRQWLDKVIALLKTGVTDSMLKADAPIPENRPSEEAPRVRFVDNGFTLEAGGQLRRACLFGTDAYCNVFLSSSHSPQTWRADMDGMRDYGLHMFENLQFAPANYVFTDVFEKQLDDYIRLAQQTGLVYMAGLLIGQDVVTSDEELRQQSEMCRHFARRFKGTPGLIYYLNGDFQLKLKDIPDIRRLWNDFLRARYGNDDALRAAWNPPPTGSLGDIPVADWPAQTWYDVHARDVALFKTELMKRWIGALCGAIRLEDQTHPITSEYYQRPFNGIDLRLTVGDMDVANFGYFDEPKRDTARLMATIKWNDMRRTGHGCNIGEFGVKTHDAWAPERGGRDYHIQRTDEERNELFWWVVHAALGMGVSKIQNWCWSDDPDRVFPWGMAYANPLRPKPVLKLYRNLRMLASQIELHYPLSETVLVLPDTWRLGAPEAMAHASLMNVIECLLASNVNFDVANEANLVGMAATPPEAIVMPLAYALDDASFAALLEAAERGANVYVSGDPAITAQGARDPTRLEKAFGVKFLREETHASGLPFPIVEGLPDKLSQPAPSAIYSFTRGKGRLYWSPEPWETLPGKDSFVTDVALTGDPAANGYLGLMGHILPHGAMPLHTTGGQWRVMQENGPMAFFPRGPIGPDARVETHLPGMKRVPLTLQPRAALPAIVHCNRDDRIMLATGAGVLTAGDGTFVDGAGAWMIFSLDRKPLGESVCMAMASTHPGPLSWSSSAADLRAWMVEWREGMGRVVAPVPLERTETGWTIQTEPNELLVVAREEPSGEIFETLRYGPGSLGR; the protein is encoded by the coding sequence ATGGTGGATTCAGTGGAGTCCATGCGGAAAATGAAGCATTTCGCGGGTCCGTCTCGCCCACGGCGTTTGTATCGTCCATTTGCCGTTTTCCTTGGGATGCTGGTCTTTGCCGCCGCCTCCGCCGGGACGGATTACCGTGCCGCGATCCTTGAGGAGCCGTCCTTGCCCGTGGCCGGCTTTCCCACGCCGGCGCGGACGTTCCGGGACGTGCTGCAATCGCAGGGCATCCCGTTGACGAGTCTCGACGCGGACCAACTGGCCGACGCGGCCACATTCAATGCGGAGTCCTTCGATCTGCTGATTGTGCCGACCGGCGCATCGTTTCCGGCAGCGGCGAGGGATTCGCTGCTGGCGTTTCTCGAAAAGGGCGGCGACCTGTTCTGCACCGGCGGATACGCGTTCGATGCGTTGTGGGTGAAACGCGACGGGCAATGGGTGTCGAGCCGCGACGACTGGCTCAAACAGCGCGAACGGGCGCGTGCCCCGGAAACCGCGCGGATTCCAAACGGCGGGTTTGAAAGCGGCGCGGATCATTGGAAAACCGGATCGCCCCAAGCATGCTCGGTCGTCGCCGAAGGCGCGCCGACCGGCCAATCCTGCGGACAGATCAGCAACGAGGGGCTTGGGCATGGCGTGGCGTGGGAAACGCCGATCGACGTCCAGCCCGGGCAGACTTACCTCATCGGCGCGCACGCGAAAACCAGCGCGGTCCAAGGGCCGGGATTCGCCTTTCTCGCTGTGTACGAGTACGACGCACAGGGCGGCCTTGTGAAGTTCATTGATTTCGCGCAAATCCGCGCCGCAACGGATTGGACGCGCCGCGAAACGTCCGTGACCATCGCGGTCCATACCGCAAAGACCGTCCTGCGCGCGGGCTTTTATCAAGGCGTGGGAACGCTCTGGATTGACGAGGCCACGTGCGCGGCGCTGCCGCCTGAAACACTCATCAACGCACATTACGGCAGGCCGGAAGACGGCCTTGTCCTCGATCCGCGCCAACTCATGCTGTTCAGCCCCGACCAGAAATTCGCCGGTGAATCGCTCGTGTTCGCCCCTGACGGCCCCTTGGCGTCGGATGGCCGTATTTTGGGGCGTGTGGAAGGTTTCGAGGCCACGGCCCAACTCAACGGCACGGCGCGATGGATTCCGATCATCGAAGCCCGCGACGAATACGACCGCTTCTCCGGCGTCCCGGGCGCGATCGTTTTCCATACCGCCGCGCCTTACAAACATTCCGTGTGGGCACTCTTTGGCGTAACCAACCGCGACCTTTTCAGCGGCGGCGAGGGCCGTCAATGGCTCGACAAGGTCATTGCTCTCCTGAAAACGGGCGTAACGGATTCAATGTTGAAAGCCGATGCGCCCATTCCAGAGAACCGTCCGTCCGAAGAAGCGCCCCGGGTGCGTTTCGTGGACAACGGCTTCACGTTGGAGGCGGGCGGGCAATTGCGGCGGGCCTGCCTTTTCGGCACGGACGCCTACTGCAACGTGTTTCTGTCGTCGTCCCATTCGCCGCAAACGTGGCGTGCCGACATGGACGGCATGCGCGATTATGGCCTGCACATGTTCGAAAATCTCCAATTTGCGCCGGCGAACTACGTGTTCACGGATGTGTTTGAAAAACAATTGGACGATTATATCCGCCTTGCGCAACAGACCGGGCTTGTTTATATGGCGGGGCTGCTTATCGGGCAGGATGTTGTGACAAGCGACGAGGAATTGCGGCAACAGTCCGAAATGTGCCGCCATTTCGCCCGGCGGTTCAAGGGCACGCCGGGCTTGATCTACTACCTCAACGGCGATTTCCAGTTGAAATTGAAGGACATCCCGGACATCCGGCGTTTGTGGAACGATTTCCTGCGCGCGCGATATGGGAACGACGATGCCTTGCGCGCCGCATGGAATCCGCCGCCAACCGGATCACTGGGCGATATCCCCGTCGCCGATTGGCCGGCGCAGACGTGGTACGACGTACACGCGCGCGATGTGGCCCTGTTCAAAACGGAATTGATGAAACGCTGGATCGGCGCGTTATGCGGGGCGATCCGCTTGGAGGATCAAACGCATCCCATCACGAGCGAGTACTATCAGCGGCCGTTCAACGGGATAGACCTTCGCCTCACGGTCGGCGACATGGACGTGGCCAACTTCGGCTATTTCGACGAACCGAAACGCGACACGGCGCGGCTGATGGCCACGATCAAGTGGAATGATATGCGCCGTACGGGACACGGCTGCAACATCGGCGAGTTCGGCGTCAAGACACACGACGCATGGGCGCCCGAACGCGGCGGGCGCGACTATCACATCCAACGCACCGACGAGGAACGCAACGAGTTGTTCTGGTGGGTCGTGCATGCGGCGCTGGGCATGGGCGTCAGTAAGATTCAGAACTGGTGCTGGAGCGACGACCCCGATCGTGTGTTCCCGTGGGGCATGGCGTACGCGAATCCGTTGCGCCCGAAACCCGTCCTCAAACTGTACCGCAACCTGCGGATGCTTGCGTCGCAGATCGAACTTCATTATCCGCTTTCGGAAACCGTGCTCGTGTTGCCCGATACATGGCGGCTGGGCGCGCCGGAGGCGATGGCGCATGCGTCGCTCATGAACGTTATTGAATGCTTGCTGGCAAGCAATGTGAACTTCGACGTCGCGAACGAAGCGAATCTCGTCGGCATGGCCGCAACGCCGCCCGAGGCGATCGTCATGCCGCTCGCTTATGCGCTCGACGACGCTTCCTTTGCCGCGTTGCTCGAAGCCGCCGAGCGCGGCGCGAACGTCTACGTGTCGGGCGATCCGGCAATCACCGCGCAGGGCGCGCGCGATCCGACGCGTCTTGAAAAGGCCTTTGGCGTCAAATTTCTGCGAGAAGAAACGCACGCCTCCGGCCTGCCGTTTCCGATTGTCGAGGGCCTGCCCGATAAACTCTCACAACCAGCCCCGTCCGCCATTTATTCGTTCACGCGCGGAAAGGGCCGCCTCTATTGGTCGCCGGAACCGTGGGAAACGCTGCCCGGCAAAGACTCTTTCGTGACAGACGTTGCGTTGACCGGCGATCCGGCGGCTAACGGGTATCTGGGCCTTATGGGCCACATCCTTCCCCATGGCGCAATGCCGCTTCATACAACGGGCGGCCAGTGGCGCGTCATGCAGGAGAACGGTCCGATGGCCTTCTTCCCCCGCGGTCCCATCGGACCCGATGCGCGCGTGGAAACGCATCTTCCCGGCATGAAGCGCGTCCCGCTGACGCTTCAGCCGCGCGCGGCCCTGCCTGCGATCGTCCATTGCAACCGGGACGATCGCATCATGCTTGCCACGGGCGCCGGTGTGTTGACGGCGGGCGACGGCACGTTCGTGGACGGGGCCGGCGCATGGATGATATTCAGCCTCGACCGGAAACCGCTTGGGGAAAGTGTGTGCATGGCCATGGCCTCCACGCACCCAGGCCCCCTTTCGTGGAGCAGTTCGGCGGCGGATCTCCGCGCGTGGATGGTCGAATGGCGAGAGGGCATGGGCCGTGTGGTCGCTCCAGTCCCGCTTGAACGCACCGAAACGGGCTGGACGATCCAGACCGAGCCGAACGAACTCCTCGTTGTCGCCCGCGAAGAGCCGTCCGGCGAAATCTTCGAGACGCTTCGATACGGTCCCGGAAGTCTCGGCCGGTAA
- a CDS encoding M6 family metalloprotease domain-containing protein — protein MYFRTIHRICLFCCMAALAILALTGGAAWACIGADGTIPPFGGSPPNGIMFDKIEKAWADAAAKGTVPPSPPISGTHKAVILLIENAAGGAAFAYPSAALWSQRLTDMAAYYTQVSNGLFTIAPAEESHGTANDGVIGPITVSGLSSSSDIQSGNSEAIAVQAIKAANAYINFAPFDTDSSGTIEPNELHILIYQAGDETSYYQSAVPRAWAHEMWRTPRLSGLTIGSDSDGKNIVGYCYCGSEFNGSQMAKMGPMTHELGHDIGLPDLYDADGSGSGGNWAGLGMFSLMASGSWGGSSGDLPVHVDGFLKSWLGWADVTTMTAPGNQTASLDAANGSNAVLRINVPGSQEFFIVENRQQTGYDAGLPGTQGGLAIFHCDGTILVDDNIRRTNAVNQSPTDFGIALEEADGMNHLLNNQNQGQDTDLFRSGNNATFNASSTPNSNLKSGTASNVALTGIGASGATMTFSVGTPVQISVSISPPSTDQTVAGPVSYTVTYTGAANITLSPADVTLVADGTATGTVFVTGSGNVTRTITISDITGDGRLTIRVAAGTADDGEGHLAPAINSVTGFWVGLSVPVAAWPVVPALLAAGWALLRRSARRQR, from the coding sequence ATGTATTTCCGCACTATCCATCGAATATGCCTGTTTTGTTGCATGGCGGCGCTGGCAATCCTGGCGCTGACGGGCGGCGCCGCATGGGCGTGCATCGGCGCGGACGGGACGATTCCCCCCTTTGGCGGAAGCCCGCCAAACGGCATTATGTTCGACAAAATCGAGAAGGCATGGGCCGACGCCGCCGCGAAGGGAACGGTTCCCCCGTCCCCGCCGATTTCGGGCACGCACAAGGCCGTGATACTCCTCATCGAAAACGCCGCGGGCGGCGCCGCGTTCGCCTATCCCTCCGCCGCGCTGTGGAGCCAGCGGCTCACGGATATGGCCGCGTACTACACGCAGGTTTCCAACGGCCTTTTCACAATCGCCCCGGCGGAGGAAAGCCACGGCACGGCGAACGACGGAGTCATAGGCCCGATCACGGTGTCCGGGCTGAGTTCCTCTTCGGATATTCAGTCGGGCAATTCGGAAGCGATTGCCGTGCAGGCGATCAAGGCCGCCAACGCCTATATCAATTTTGCCCCGTTCGACACCGATTCGAGCGGCACGATCGAACCGAACGAACTGCATATCCTGATTTATCAGGCGGGCGACGAGACCTCGTATTACCAGAGCGCGGTCCCGCGCGCATGGGCGCACGAAATGTGGCGGACGCCGCGGCTGAGCGGCCTGACGATTGGCAGCGATTCGGACGGTAAAAACATAGTCGGGTACTGCTATTGCGGGTCGGAATTCAACGGCTCGCAAATGGCGAAGATGGGCCCGATGACGCACGAACTGGGCCACGACATCGGGCTTCCGGACCTTTACGACGCGGACGGCAGCGGCAGCGGCGGCAACTGGGCGGGACTGGGCATGTTCAGTCTCATGGCCAGCGGAAGCTGGGGCGGCAGTTCGGGCGACTTGCCCGTCCATGTGGACGGATTTCTCAAAAGTTGGTTGGGGTGGGCGGACGTGACCACGATGACCGCGCCGGGCAACCAGACGGCCAGCCTCGATGCGGCGAACGGCAGCAACGCCGTGCTTCGCATCAATGTGCCCGGCAGCCAGGAATTTTTCATCGTCGAGAACCGCCAGCAGACGGGTTACGACGCCGGATTGCCCGGCACGCAGGGCGGATTGGCGATTTTCCATTGCGACGGTACGATCCTGGTTGACGACAATATCCGGCGAACCAATGCCGTCAACCAGAGTCCGACGGATTTCGGCATCGCGCTCGAGGAGGCCGATGGCATGAACCATCTGCTGAACAACCAAAACCAAGGTCAGGACACGGATCTGTTCCGCTCCGGCAACAACGCCACGTTCAATGCCTCCTCGACGCCGAACAGCAATCTCAAGAGCGGGACGGCGAGCAACGTCGCCCTGACGGGCATCGGCGCCTCCGGCGCAACAATGACGTTTTCCGTCGGTACGCCGGTCCAGATTTCGGTGAGCATCAGTCCGCCGTCCACGGATCAAACCGTCGCGGGGCCGGTTTCGTATACCGTCACGTACACCGGCGCGGCCAATATCACCCTGTCGCCCGCCGACGTGACGCTCGTCGCCGACGGCACCGCCACGGGCACGGTTTTCGTGACCGGTTCCGGCAATGTGACGCGGACCATCACGATTTCCGACATCACGGGAGACGGACGGCTTACGATCCGGGTTGCAGCCGGCACCGCCGACGACGGCGAAGGCCATCTTGCGCCCGCCATCAATTCCGTCACCGGATTCTGGGTCGGATTGAGCGTGCCGGTTGCGGCATGGCCTGTCGTTCCGGCGCTTCTCGCGGCGGGATGGGCGCTGTTGCGGCGAAGCGCGCGGCGGCAACGATGA
- a CDS encoding glucuronate isomerase yields the protein MNQSMNTADIREVVARVVAQTPVTDLHTHLYAPAFGPLLLWGIDEMLTYHYLAAEVLRVSDMPYEAYWALPKKQQAELIWRELFIERSPMSEACRGVLTALDRLGLDMTERDLNTHRDYFMDRRPEDHVDTVLKTANLKCVVMTNDPFDPLERPVWMNGFAGDKRFHAALRLDALLNDWGRACATMREWGYDTEPGLGSKTVAEIRRLLDEWTQRMGALYMAASFPPDFAFPDDSPRGRIIESCVLPAGRDNGVPFAMMIGVKRNVNPALKLAADGVGLSDVDAVARICAQYPDNRFMATMLARENQHELCVTARKFRNLMPFGCWWFLNNPSLIEEMTRMRMELLGLGFVPQHSDARVLDQVIYKWEHSRAIIAKVLADKYADLIATGWSIEENEIARDAARLLDGNFWNFLGRN from the coding sequence ATGAATCAATCCATGAACACGGCCGACATCCGCGAAGTCGTCGCGCGGGTCGTCGCGCAGACGCCGGTAACCGATCTCCATACGCATCTTTACGCGCCCGCGTTCGGTCCGCTGCTCTTGTGGGGCATTGACGAGATGCTGACGTACCACTATCTCGCCGCGGAAGTCCTTCGCGTGTCGGACATGCCGTACGAGGCGTATTGGGCGCTCCCGAAGAAGCAGCAGGCCGAATTGATCTGGCGCGAGTTGTTCATTGAACGATCACCGATGAGCGAGGCGTGCCGGGGCGTGCTGACGGCCCTCGACCGGCTGGGCCTCGATATGACCGAGCGCGACCTGAACACGCATCGCGACTATTTCATGGACAGGCGGCCCGAAGATCATGTGGATACCGTGCTGAAGACCGCGAATCTCAAGTGCGTGGTCATGACCAACGACCCGTTCGATCCGCTTGAACGGCCCGTGTGGATGAACGGGTTCGCCGGCGACAAGCGTTTCCACGCCGCGCTGCGCCTCGATGCGCTGCTCAACGACTGGGGCCGCGCCTGTGCGACGATGCGCGAATGGGGCTACGACACGGAGCCGGGCTTGGGCTCGAAGACCGTCGCCGAAATCCGCCGGTTGCTCGACGAGTGGACGCAGCGGATGGGCGCGCTGTATATGGCCGCGTCGTTTCCGCCGGATTTCGCGTTTCCAGACGATTCGCCGCGCGGGCGAATCATCGAATCGTGCGTGCTTCCGGCAGGCCGCGACAACGGCGTGCCGTTCGCGATGATGATCGGCGTCAAACGCAACGTGAATCCGGCCTTGAAACTGGCGGCGGACGGCGTGGGCCTTTCGGACGTGGACGCGGTGGCGCGGATCTGCGCGCAGTACCCGGACAACCGGTTCATGGCGACGATGCTGGCCCGCGAAAACCAGCACGAGTTGTGCGTCACGGCGCGCAAGTTCCGCAACCTGATGCCGTTCGGATGCTGGTGGTTCCTGAACAATCCCAGCCTAATCGAGGAAATGACGCGCATGCGCATGGAACTGCTTGGCTTGGGTTTCGTGCCGCAGCATTCCGACGCGCGCGTGCTCGATCAGGTCATCTACAAATGGGAGCACAGCCGCGCGATTATCGCGAAAGTCCTCGCCGACAAGTACGCCGATTTAATCGCGACGGGCTGGTCAATTGAAGAAAACGAGATCGCCCGCGACGCGGCCCGGCTGCTCGACGGCAATTTCTGGAATTTCCTGGGACGCAACTGA
- a CDS encoding HU family DNA-binding protein, translating into MTKRDLVIKVAEKLGFTQNMVGDVVQATLDTVTNCLANGQRLEIRNFGVFEVKKRDARIGRNPRTGQEVAIGEKRVATFKPGKALKEYVEGTGPRPTFDDQNAESSSDA; encoded by the coding sequence GTGACAAAGCGGGATTTGGTAATCAAGGTTGCCGAAAAGCTCGGCTTTACCCAGAACATGGTGGGCGACGTCGTGCAAGCCACATTGGATACCGTCACCAATTGCCTGGCCAATGGCCAGCGCCTGGAAATCCGCAATTTCGGCGTTTTCGAGGTAAAAAAACGCGATGCCCGCATCGGCCGGAATCCGCGGACCGGCCAGGAAGTCGCCATCGGCGAAAAGCGTGTCGCCACCTTCAAACCCGGCAAGGCGCTCAAGGAATACGTCGAGGGCACCGGACCGCGTCCCACATTTGACGATCAGAACGCGGAATCCTCGTCAGACGCGTAA
- a CDS encoding glycoside hydrolase family 127 protein, with protein MKPVSGVAIMVSILSAAVCAAADPVAMKAEAFEPKNVRLLDGPFRDAMLRDADYLLKLEADRLLAGFREDAGLRPKAQRYGGWEEQGVAGHTLGHYLSACAKMYAATGDIHFYDRVSYIVDELAACQIANGNGYVAAIPEGKRIFAEIARGDIRSKGFDLNGCWVPWYTMHKLMAGLRDAYQIAGCSRARNVLVGLADWAFATTCGLSDELDQRMLDCEHGGMNEVAADVYAITGDPNHLALARRFNHRAVMDPLAAGKDELNGRHANTQIPKMTGAARQYELTGDKYFHDVAEFFWKTVVAHHTYVIGGNSDQEHFGEPGLLANRLSKNTAETCNTYNMLKLTRRLFMWDAAPERADYYERALFNHILASQDPVAGGVTYYVGMAPGMEKVFQPQFDLFTCCIGTGMENHAQYGDAIYFHDEAGVYVNLFIASELKWEEKGLTLRQETRFPDEPVSRLRLACKNPLDLTFYLRHPAWADRMRVSVNGNEIRAAGPPGRFIPVKRVWGTGDMIEIGCSMALRIEAMPDNPRRAAILYGPIVLAGQLGDPAAPMPIAPVLVTGNRPVAEWLKPVAGERLVFETSGVGRPGDVRMIPFFRTHHVRHAVYWDFFTEEEWKKRQDEYRAEEERRKALEARTIDFVQPGEMQPERDHAMDGENTRCGEHLGRKWRDAADGGRFAFTLKTAPDAPIALIVTYWGSDAGPREFDLLVDGAKIATQKLDNLKPGEFVDITYPIPSELTKDKGNARVTFQAHPGMMAGGVFGCRVVRAE; from the coding sequence ATGAAGCCCGTGAGCGGAGTCGCAATCATGGTATCCATCCTATCGGCCGCGGTGTGCGCGGCGGCGGACCCGGTGGCGATGAAGGCGGAGGCGTTCGAGCCCAAGAATGTCCGGCTGCTTGACGGTCCGTTTCGTGACGCGATGTTGCGCGATGCGGACTACCTGCTGAAACTCGAGGCGGATCGCCTGCTGGCGGGGTTTCGCGAAGACGCGGGGCTGCGTCCGAAGGCGCAGCGGTACGGCGGCTGGGAGGAACAGGGCGTGGCCGGGCACACCCTCGGCCATTATTTGTCCGCGTGCGCGAAGATGTACGCCGCGACCGGCGACATTCACTTTTACGATCGCGTGTCGTACATCGTGGACGAATTGGCGGCGTGCCAGATTGCCAACGGGAACGGGTATGTGGCGGCCATTCCCGAAGGCAAACGTATTTTCGCGGAAATCGCCCGCGGCGACATTCGCTCGAAAGGGTTCGATCTCAACGGATGCTGGGTGCCGTGGTACACGATGCACAAACTGATGGCCGGGCTGCGCGACGCGTACCAGATCGCCGGCTGTTCGCGCGCGCGGAATGTGCTGGTTGGCTTGGCGGACTGGGCGTTTGCGACAACCTGCGGTCTCAGCGACGAACTCGATCAGCGCATGCTCGACTGCGAACACGGGGGAATGAACGAGGTGGCGGCCGACGTGTACGCCATCACCGGCGACCCGAATCATCTTGCGCTGGCGAGGCGATTCAACCATCGGGCCGTGATGGACCCGCTGGCGGCGGGAAAAGACGAATTGAACGGACGCCACGCCAACACCCAAATCCCGAAGATGACCGGCGCCGCAAGGCAATATGAATTGACGGGCGACAAATACTTCCACGACGTGGCCGAATTCTTCTGGAAGACCGTGGTCGCCCATCATACCTACGTCATCGGCGGCAACAGCGACCAAGAACATTTCGGCGAACCGGGCCTGCTCGCGAACCGGCTGAGCAAGAACACGGCGGAAACCTGCAACACCTACAACATGCTCAAACTGACCCGGCGCCTGTTCATGTGGGATGCCGCCCCGGAACGCGCCGATTATTACGAACGGGCGCTGTTCAACCACATCCTCGCCTCGCAGGATCCCGTCGCCGGAGGCGTTACCTACTACGTCGGAATGGCCCCCGGCATGGAAAAGGTGTTTCAGCCGCAGTTCGACCTGTTTACCTGTTGCATTGGAACGGGCATGGAAAACCATGCGCAGTACGGCGACGCCATCTATTTCCACGACGAGGCGGGCGTCTATGTGAATTTGTTCATCGCATCGGAACTCAAATGGGAGGAAAAGGGGTTGACGCTCCGGCAGGAAACCCGGTTTCCGGACGAACCCGTCTCGCGCCTCCGCCTGGCCTGCAAGAACCCGCTCGATTTGACCTTCTATCTGCGCCATCCGGCATGGGCGGATCGCATGCGCGTTTCGGTCAACGGCAACGAGATCCGTGCCGCCGGGCCGCCGGGCCGTTTCATTCCGGTCAAGCGCGTGTGGGGAACCGGCGACATGATCGAAATCGGATGTTCGATGGCGCTGCGCATCGAGGCGATGCCCGACAATCCCAGGCGCGCGGCGATTTTGTACGGTCCTATCGTGCTGGCGGGACAACTGGGCGATCCGGCTGCTCCGATGCCCATCGCGCCTGTGCTGGTGACGGGGAACCGCCCCGTTGCCGAATGGCTGAAGCCCGTCGCGGGCGAACGGTTGGTCTTTGAAACGTCCGGCGTGGGCCGGCCGGGCGACGTGCGCATGATCCCGTTCTTCCGCACGCACCACGTGCGCCACGCCGTTTATTGGGACTTTTTTACCGAGGAAGAATGGAAAAAGAGGCAAGACGAGTATCGCGCGGAAGAGGAACGCCGGAAGGCGCTCGAAGCCCGGACGATTGATTTCGTTCAGCCCGGCGAGATGCAACCCGAACGCGATCACGCCATGGACGGCGAAAATACGCGGTGCGGTGAGCATCTGGGGCGTAAATGGCGCGACGCGGCGGACGGCGGACGGTTCGCGTTCACGTTGAAAACGGCGCCGGACGCGCCCATCGCGCTGATCGTCACGTACTGGGGCAGCGACGCCGGCCCACGTGAATTCGATCTTCTTGTGGACGGAGCGAAAATCGCCACGCAGAAACTCGACAACCTCAAACCGGGCGAATTCGTGGATATCACATATCCGATTCCGTCGGAACTGACCAAGGACAAAGGGAACGCGCGCGTGACGTTTCAGGCGCATCCCGGCATGATGGCCGGCGGCGTGTTCGGCTGCCGCGTGGTGCGCGCGGAATAA
- a CDS encoding sialidase family protein, translating into MLLAIVLAGLSASGDKPDFSLVPGVVINHIPASEQRYVGSPALAVLADGAYVASHDEFGPKSQYHSNAVSHIFRSDDKGLTWRETARIEGAFWSSLFVHRGALYLLGTHREYGNILIRRSDDGGATWTVPRDADSGLIAQGEYHCAPMPVIEHKGRLWRGMEDAAGGDKWGHRFRALMMSVKTEADLLKAKSWRFSNCLARNPEWLGGAFNAWLEGNAVVTPKGDIVDILRVDITPKMKTEHAAIVRVSAKGRKASFDPDKDFIPFPGGSKKFAIRWDPQTKKYWSLVNYIPEKHQAGRPASTRNTLALASSPDLRAWTIQCVLLYHPDVEKHGFQYVDWLFESGDIIAVCRTAFDDGLGGAHNMHDANFLTFHRFKNFRTLTLDDSVPGWRD; encoded by the coding sequence ATGTTGTTGGCAATTGTGCTCGCGGGTCTATCGGCGTCCGGAGACAAACCGGATTTTTCGCTGGTTCCCGGCGTGGTCATCAATCATATCCCCGCCTCCGAACAGCGGTATGTCGGCTCGCCGGCCCTGGCGGTATTGGCGGACGGCGCGTATGTGGCGTCGCACGACGAGTTCGGCCCGAAATCGCAGTACCATTCCAACGCCGTCTCGCACATCTTCCGTTCGGACGACAAGGGCCTGACTTGGCGCGAGACCGCGCGCATCGAGGGCGCGTTCTGGTCGTCGCTGTTCGTGCATCGGGGCGCGTTGTACCTGCTCGGCACGCACAGGGAATACGGCAACATTCTCATTCGCCGTTCGGATGACGGCGGCGCGACGTGGACCGTGCCCCGGGACGCCGATTCGGGCCTGATCGCCCAAGGCGAGTATCATTGCGCGCCGATGCCGGTCATCGAGCACAAGGGCCGGCTCTGGCGCGGGATGGAGGACGCCGCGGGCGGCGACAAATGGGGGCATCGTTTCCGCGCGTTGATGATGTCCGTAAAAACGGAGGCCGATCTGCTCAAGGCCAAGTCGTGGCGGTTCAGCAATTGTCTCGCGCGCAATCCGGAATGGCTGGGCGGCGCCTTCAACGCGTGGCTCGAAGGCAACGCGGTCGTCACACCCAAGGGGGATATTGTGGATATCCTTCGCGTGGACATCACGCCGAAAATGAAAACGGAGCACGCGGCCATCGTCCGCGTGAGCGCCAAGGGCCGGAAGGCTTCCTTCGATCCGGACAAGGATTTCATCCCGTTTCCCGGCGGATCGAAAAAGTTCGCCATACGGTGGGATCCCCAAACGAAAAAATATTGGTCGCTCGTGAATTACATCCCCGAAAAGCACCAAGCGGGCCGTCCCGCCAGCACGCGCAACACGCTGGCGCTGGCCAGTTCGCCGGATCTGCGCGCATGGACCATCCAGTGCGTGCTGCTTTATCACCCGGATGTCGAAAAGCACGGATTTCAGTATGTGGACTGGTTATTCGAGAGCGGCGACATCATTGCCGTGTGTCGCACGGCGTTCGATGACGGCCTCGGCGGCGCGCACAACATGCACGATGCCAATTTCCTGACCTTCCACCGGTTCAAGAACTTTCGGACACTGACGCTCGACGACTCCGTTCCCGGCTGGCGGGACTAA
- a CDS encoding ferredoxin family protein has translation MAYVVAEPCIKCKYTECVSVCPVSCFREGMNCLVIDPNECIDCNACVDQCPAHAIYYERELPARWIEYKELNAKYAAIWPLIERSKPPLPTADAFKDVLPKGHLLDPRPFAG, from the coding sequence ATGGCATACGTGGTGGCCGAGCCGTGCATCAAATGCAAGTACACCGAATGCGTGTCGGTGTGCCCGGTGTCCTGTTTTCGCGAGGGGATGAACTGTCTCGTCATAGACCCCAACGAATGCATTGACTGCAACGCCTGCGTCGATCAATGTCCGGCGCACGCCATCTATTACGAGCGGGAACTGCCGGCCCGATGGATCGAATACAAGGAATTGAACGCGAAATATGCCGCTATCTGGCCTTTGATCGAACGATCGAAACCGCCCCTGCCCACGGCAGACGCATTCAAGGATGTTCTTCCGAAGGGCCATTTACTCGATCCGCGCCCGTTCGCCGGGTAA